TATATCAGATTGCCAGCAGTCATTAGGATACTCCATTTCAAAAGCTCTCCTGTCTTTTGTATTCAATGCTGATGTAGATATTTTAGTTTTTCGAAGATATCTTTGGATTGTAGATAAGGATACCTTATCAAGGTCAATAAACTTTTTAACTAAAAGTTCCTGATAGATTGACTTAGCTGATCTTCTTGGATTATCAACTTTTAGATTCTTAATATAGGCTTTAATGTCATCAGTTAAAACTCTTGAAGCACCTTTGTCGCATCTGCTTTTAGGATATAGACCTTCAAATCCATATTTTCTGTAACAGTAAAGCCATGTCTTAATTGTATTAGGAGAAAATTCTCTTTTACCTAACGAAGGCACATCATAAACCTTAGAAGTAATAACCTCCATATATTCTTTTGCTGTTTCCTGAGTGTAATTTTCATTGATAAGCGGTGCTATCAAAGAAAATTTAAAATAAGCAATTTTTTGTTTAACATCATTATCCATTCTAAAAGCCTCCTCAATTATCTTTGAAAGTATTATTAACTGGATAATGATGGTGCATTCACAAATGTTATGTGGAGAAATAAAATGCGAATTAGATAAATTTACATAGACAAATTCAGATTAAACATTTTTAATCGAATTAAAATAATTATACAGTCAAAAATAGCGATTAAATTATGATAAAATATGACTTTTGCAAAAAAGCAAAAAAAATCTACCAAGAATTAAGTCTAAACTTTTTTGAAAAAATGTACTTTCATCAAATCAAAATAGTGTAAATTAAACTTTACCTTTTCTTTTGTATATTTATAAATATTGCTTATCAAAGTTTTAGGTGATAAACTGTTCATTGTTTCAATGTATTCTTGAAAATTAGCAAAAAAGCTGTGAATATAATTCATAATCGAGAGAAATCTCATTTTGAAATAACTGATATTTTGCTGTTTCACAAAAGACAAATTAAACTCTTTAATGATCTCATCAGCAACATATGTAGTGCCATGTCCATCGATAAATATTTTTTTCAAGGAAGTTAGAATAACAGATAAAGGATAGATGAAATATGGCACTAAAAAGTCCGGTATTAAAGCATGTGTTTTATGGCATACAGGACAAATAACTCTTGCTATGGTAATATCTATGCAATTATTGTCGATAAAGACACCCCTGCAGTAATAGCCATGCCTGTGCAATTTACCGTTGTAATTGCAATTAGGGCATCCAGATGGTGTATCTATGTACAAATATGATTTATTTTCGATATATTCATGTATATTTTTAATTGGAAAGGCTATAATTATCATTGTGATACCTTTCTTGGGGAGGTAATTAATTTTACCGCCCCATTATTTTTTTCTATAATTGTAGGCAAGATTAACCAATCTTATACATGGATATGAAAATTAATTAACTTTACATAATGGATAAGGTTAAATTATTTTGCTTTTTATATCATTTTTTATATTGAAATAATTTGCTATATAACAATAAATCAGCAAAAGATATGATGACTGCATAAAAGGCAAAAACTATTTTAAGAATCCAGTTGACAACGAGCCTCTCCTATATGATGACCAGCCAGCGAGCCATCCCTCCATGCCCCCGAAGCATGTACAAGGAGAAAGGCTATGGGGCATAAATGGCTGGCTATCCAGTAAGGCTATCATACAGGAACCTCTCATTATAAACCGCACTTAAAAAACTTTTTGATTAGCTTTGCAATAAACCATATTGAAATGAAATAAGTAATCAATTAACATTATACATATTTACCAAATATTTCACGTCACTTAAACTTGCAATTTTTACATATATTTTATAAATACAAAAATTTAAGCTAAGGGGTATGTAATTATTCTGTGATAATGTCATATTGAATTTATTCTGATAAAATGTCATGTATGAGAGAGGAGATATTCAATATGACTCAAAAAGAAATAAGTCGTCTTAGAGTTATCAATCAGACTATTGATAAAATTATAACCGTAAGAGAAGCTGCTGAGCTTCTGGGCCTCAGTGAACGCCAAGTAATAAGGTTAAAAGGAGGGGTTTTAAAAGATGGTCCTGCGTTCATAATTCATAAAAATAGAGGTAGGAAGCCTAAGCATGCTCTCTCGGATGAAATCGGAACCAAAATTGTTGAGTTAAAACAAACAAAGTACCAAGAGGCTAATTTCATGCATTTTTCTGAGTTACTGGAAGAACATGAAAATATTAATGTGAGTTATTCTACAATATATAGGATATTGACTAAAGAGGGTATTAAAAGCCCTAAAAAACATCGTAAGCGTAAATCTCATCATCGAAGAAAGAGAAAGCCTCAAAAGGGAATGCTGGTTCAGATTGATGCTTCTCCACATGAATGGATCATAGGAGATAAATCATTTACTCTACATGGAGCTATAGATGACGCTACCGGTGAAATTCTTGCACTTTTTTTTGCTCCTAACGAGTGTATGGAAGGATATTTCGAAGTCATAAGACAAATCGTTAACAACCATGGTATCCCTATCAGTATATATTCTGACCGTCACACTATCTTTGTCTCTCCTAACAGCGGTAAACTATCTATAGAAGAACAATTAGAGGGAAAGACAGTTAATTTTACTCAGTTTGAAAGAGCTATGGGAGAGCTTGGAATCAACGTTATTAAGGCTAATTCTCCACAAGCTAAAGGCCGCATTGAAAAGCTATGGGATACGCTTCAAAGCAGGCTTCCTGTTGAGTTTAAGATTCATGGAATTGATACTATGAAAGCTGCTAATGCATTTTTATCGCAATTTATTGTCGCTTACAATGAAAAGTTTGGTGTCGAACCTGAAAATCCTGAACATGCTTTTAGAACGCTTGATTCTAATATTAACCTTGATTATATCTTATGCGTAAAGGAAGAGCGTACTATCATTGAAGGGTCTGCTTTTTCTTACAAGGGTAAGTATTATCAACTTATCAAGAATGGTAAAAAGGCTCCAGCTATGCCCAAAGCTAAACTTACTGTCTTAAGTAGTTCTAAAATAGGCGTAAAAGCTTTCTATGCTGATGTTATATATGATACTTTGCTTCTTGATGAACGTCCAAAAAAAGAATCTTTAAAGTTATCTAAAGAGAAAAC
This is a stretch of genomic DNA from Aceticella autotrophica. It encodes these proteins:
- a CDS encoding DUF6431 domain-containing protein → MIIIAFPIKNIHEYIENKSYLYIDTPSGCPNCNYNGKLHRHGYYCRGVFIDNNCIDITIARVICPVCHKTHALIPDFLVPYFIYPLSVILTSLKKIFIDGHGTTYVADEIIKEFNLSFVKQQNISYFKMRFLSIMNYIHSFFANFQEYIETMNSLSPKTLISNIYKYTKEKVKFNLHYFDLMKVHFFKKV
- a CDS encoding ISNCY family transposase, with protein sequence MREEIFNMTQKEISRLRVINQTIDKIITVREAAELLGLSERQVIRLKGGVLKDGPAFIIHKNRGRKPKHALSDEIGTKIVELKQTKYQEANFMHFSELLEEHENINVSYSTIYRILTKEGIKSPKKHRKRKSHHRRKRKPQKGMLVQIDASPHEWIIGDKSFTLHGAIDDATGEILALFFAPNECMEGYFEVIRQIVNNHGIPISIYSDRHTIFVSPNSGKLSIEEQLEGKTVNFTQFERAMGELGINVIKANSPQAKGRIEKLWDTLQSRLPVEFKIHGIDTMKAANAFLSQFIVAYNEKFGVEPENPEHAFRTLDSNINLDYILCVKEERTIIEGSAFSYKGKYYQLIKNGKKAPAMPKAKLTVLSSSKIGVKAFYADVIYDTLLLDERPKKESLKLSKEKTVKQTIVKPSADHPWRHAQKKKPNYAYEETDREIVEMLNQLFNSTRAWA